A window of Gossypium hirsutum isolate 1008001.06 chromosome D13, Gossypium_hirsutum_v2.1, whole genome shotgun sequence genomic DNA:
ATTCCAAGTCTTAGTAAAATGAGAGATATTCTTGAATGTAGATCAAGTTATCAGGATTTGGTGTCTTCAACATGAGTACGATGAACAAAATGCTAATGCACGTTTTTCATCTTTGCTAGCAACATCTTTACCTGAGTTTCAACCATTCCAACCACTTCCACCACAAGGTCCTTAGGATGATGGATGCGATatgattatattattattttatctttaataatattttgaattaCACTAGCAAAATTTAGTGAAGACTTAATCGgtaaaactaatgtatgatatttttttatgaatgatTATCTAAcgtcatgttttttttttgtacaaaaaGAAGGATTAAACCATAACTAAACTATGTGAGACCAAGACATTCCAGAATAATCATGTAGTAATAGGAGGACTTCATTTGGCGGTTGCATGAAAAAATACCTACCCAATGGTCTTGAGAACGCCATTAAAGTTAACCCATTAGCTACCTTGTTGCCCTCTCTGAAAGTATGAGTAACTTAACCATCCAAGAAAATTGTAATAGCTTGTTAATGGCACGTGCCACAGCTGAGTAATGCTGATTAGCTATATTTTCTTGAATCACTTGGATAACTTCAGTATTATCCGATTCAAGAATAACTTGTTTCAGCCCAAGACTCCAAGCTACTTGGAGAACTTCGAGTGCACTCCAAAGTTCAGCATCAATAACTGAATAGCAGCCAATATTCCTTAAGAATCCAGCAATCTACATCCCATGCTGGTCACAGATTAGTCCACCTGAAGAAGCATTGCCAAATCTTATGTCATAAATATGAATGtcatttatttgaattaaatagttgtAGTTGGCTAGTTCAGTATGTTGTATATAGATTTTTCATATTGCAACAATGAGTATTGCTGTTACTACTTTTTGGGAGAAGGTGATTATTGATTGCTCTGCTAGCATCTTAATTgacaaaattatgttttaaattaattattgattgtctttaaaaatagaattggcgatgcattttatttatttatttgttcgaCTTTAACAATGTGTTTAAAAACTTTGATATTAATTATGATAATCTTGAATTAAAtaagaaattaatgaaaaaaagtaGTCACTATTGAGTAGAATAAGCATCATGAAATGGAAGAGACTACACCGATaatgaaattaatttcactaaaTAGATTCAAATTATAGCAGCAACCAAATTGGTGTCCACGCATTTCTTTGTAAAAGCGTGTTCTCACTGACCTATATGATTCCACACGTAATGAATAAATTGGCCAACAACCTCAAAGTTTCTATTTATGATCTATCATGTAAACATAGGGGAAGACTTAACAAGAAAATTTTGTCAAGTTGCCAGAAAAGGAAAAGAATTGAAATGGCGGAGATAGCTGAGGGTATAGTTATTGATAGATTAATTTCATTCCTTGGTGCGGAGGTGAAACTGTTTGGACAGCTTAAGAAAGAAGTTGAAGACATCCAGATCGAGCTCGACCACATTGCTTGTTTCCTTAGACAAACAGATCCAATGGTAGATAAAGAGGATTCTAATGGTGGCTTCAAACTATGGGTGCAACATGTAAGGGAGGTGGCTTTCCAGATAGAAGATGTTATGGATGAATACAAGCTTTATCATGTTCCAGTTGCACAACATCAGCAGCAGCAAGGTTTAATGGCTTCCCTGAGCAGAATACCTCATATGGTCCAGACTGTGAAAAGGCATCTCCAGGCAGCATCAAAGATCAGAGATATCAAAACATCTGTTAATGAAATCAAGGAAAGAAGTGAAAGATACAGGTTCAACACCCTGCAACATGTTCCAGGTGAGAACTGTAACGAGCCGGTTGACCCTGGAATGGGACTTCATTTTGTCAACAGTGAAGCACTCGTGGGCATTGATTCTTCTCGACAAGAGTTGGCCCGTAGATTGGCAGATGCAGAGCTGAAACGCACAATTATTTCAGTGGTGGGGATGGGAGGGGTCAGGAAGACGACCCTTGTTAAGAAAGCTTTTGATGATGAAATCATGGCAGGACACTTCGACTGCCATGCTTGGATCACCGTCTCTCAATCATCCAGGGTGGAGGTGTTGCTAATGACCATAATGAAGCAGGTGTTCGAAAGCAGTCCCCACCTGTTAGGGTCGACGCAATGGATGGTGTAGAATTGATAAGCATCACAGTATGACCTTAGAAGAAGTTGCAATGACGTACCTATCCGAATTGATTAACAGAAGCTTGGTTCAAGTATCAGTGATTGATTCTATTGGCGATGTCAGAAACTGCCAGCTCCATTATTTGATGTGCGAAGTTATTGTTTCCAAGTCCAAAGAACTGAGTTTCATTCAAACATGTCCAGAAAATTTGTCCAACCATGATCGTGTAGCTCGACATCTTTCCATCTGCAACAAATCAAACAATTTCCCAATGGTTGTTGGTAATTATCAAACTCATTCAGCAATTTTCTTTGACatagaagagttacctaaatcTTTCTGCTTCTTACAGTTCACAAAGTCCAAATTGTTGAAAGAACCGGACTTTGAAGGAGCCCCATTGACTTATATTCCAGAGGAACTGGGAAATCTGTTCAATTTGAAATACTTGAGCATAGGGGACACAAAGGTGAAAAAGCTCCCAAGATCTATAGGTAAATTGCATAAGCTTCAAACTTTGGATCTAAAACGTTCTTTTGTAAGCGAGTTACCAGTTGAAATCAACATGCTCTTCAATCTTCAATATCTTGTAGCTTACTACAAAGATAAACAAAGCATCTACAGTATCAATAGTCAAAGAGGGAGGAAGTTATATTCCAACTTTGGGAGCTTAGAGTCCTTAGAAAAGCTGTATGAGGTGGACTTGGAGGCCTACAGTGGTGGTAACTTCTTTCGCGAGTTAGCAAGATTGAAGCAGTTGAGAAAACTATGCATCACTAAACTAAAATCAGAAAGTGGGAATGCTTTATGTGATGCAATACAGCAGATGATCCACCTTCAGTCATTGAGAACTTCTTCTATAAAAGAGGAAGAGCTTCTTCACCTACATACAATCTCATCCCCTCCGGTTTTTCTCTGTTGCCTCAGGCTATGAGGAAGATTAATGAAGTTACCTGGTTGGATTTATGAACTGAGGAACCTCACAAAACTTACCTTAGAATGGTCAAGAATATCagatgattcacttcaaatcctTGGTGTTCTACCAAATTTACTCTTCTTTTGGATTTTTGAGGGATACAGTGGAGCTCAACTGCATTTTCACAAGAATCACTTTAAGAAACTCAAGGACTTGAGGCTTTGCtggttaaatgatttaaagaGACTGATAATAGATGAAGGATCATTAACACTTGTAGAACATCTAGAACTTGGACCTAGCCCCCAATTGGAGGAGTTGCCTgctaccatttctcatctaaaATGTCTGAAGACCATTTAACAATATGCCCATGGAGTCGGTTCAAAAATTGTTGCCTGATGGAGGCTCTGATCATTGGAAAGTCAGGCATATTCCAAATATCTATTTCCTTTACTTCATGGTTAAAGGAGCACAGCATGAAACCTACAAGCTTGGTGATTCACGCTTGTTAGAATTCCTTAGTTGAAGCACTTGGATGGATCTCCTTCCATGTCTTAAAATTCCGATGTTGGTATTGTGTCAGACACAGTTGAGTGGCCAATACAGAGGTATGTTCAATCTTTTTCTAAGTCTTAACATGCATTTGAATGGTCCTTAGAGGATCATATCTCCATAACCatattatttcaagaaaaatgagtGAGAGCAACATAGATTTTACACTGTTCTGGTTtgctatttcttttattttatgttttttggatgattttactTGTAGGACAGGGCAGGGACTCAATGGTTTTCAGATGGATCAATTCAACTGAATGTAGAATAACCAAATAGGAAGAGACTAAATTTGAATCTACCAGTCTAACTGGTTATAATTACTTACCAGATCAATGTGGTTGATTGATGTATGTTGCCTTCCCAAACCCCAATCTCATAAATAGCTCCTTGTACCTTATGTCGTTTTTGCTTGTTATATTGTACTCATTGTTTCCCTTCACGTCAATAGCTTCCACCTCAAAACCTAGAAAATATCATCTTACATGCAATGGTAAATTACAGGTTGCGTACATGGAAGACAGTTTTCCAAATAAAAAGGTAATAAGTTAAGCAACGAAGtatataaaaaaggactaaatgagaggaaataaataaatgaactaaagaGGGTTAAGCCTTTAAAATACAATGAACTACAAGAAGTACATTCAGAAGTTGCAATCAACAAAGCTATGTTACCTGGACTCTTTAATTTCCTAAAGTACCTATTTGGACATAGGAACGTGGTATGATCCTCCAAACATATTAAAGacttcaaaaaaaaacaaaagcataCTCATATCATACACATACAATACTCAAGCCAAATTTAGG
This region includes:
- the LOC107920005 gene encoding disease resistance protein RPM1; the protein is MIPHVMNKLANNLKVSIYDLSCKHRGRLNKKILSSCQKRKRIEMAEIAEGIVIDRLISFLGAEVKLFGQLKKEVEDIQIELDHIACFLRQTDPMVDKEDSNGGFKLWVQHVREVAFQIEDVMDEYKLYHVPVAQHQQQQGLMASLSRIPHMVQTVKRHLQAASKIRDIKTSVNEIKERSERYRFNTLQHVPGENCNEPVDPGMGLHFVNSEALVGIDSSRQELARRLADAELKRTIISVVGMGGVRKTTLVKKAFDDEIMAGHFDCHAWITVSQSSRVEVLLMTIMKQVFESSPHLMTLEEVAMTYLSELINRSLVQVSVIDSIGDVRNCQLHYLMCEVIVSKSKELSFIQTCPENLSNHDRVARHLSICNKSNNFPMVVGNYQTHSAIFFDIEELPKSFCFLQFTKSKLLKEPDFEGAPLTYIPEELGNLFNLKYLSIGDTKVKKLPRSIGKLHKLQTLDLKRSFVSELPVEINMLFNLQYLVAYYKDKQSIYSINSQRGRKLYSNFGSLESLEKLYEVDLEAYSGGNFFRELARLKQLRKLCITKLKSESGNALCDAIQQMIHLQSLRTSSIKEEELLHLHTISSPPVFLCCLRL